The nucleotide window GTATCTTCTTCTCTGCTATCTTGCAGAAGACGCAGTCACTCATTACGGTCCTCCTTTTTGTTAAATCTTCTTTCAAGTTCCCTGAATACATCATTCAGACTCACCCTGTCTTCAGGCATGAGCACCATACAATGGAACCAGAGATCAGCCAACTCATGGATGACCTGCTGTCTGTCTCCGCTCTTTGAGGCAACGATAACCTCGACCGCCTCTTCGCCGATCTTTTTCAGGATCTCATCCCTGCCTTTTGCAAACAGAGATGATACATAGGATTCAGTCCGAGGATGGTCTTTCCGGTCAATAATAACGGCCTGAAGGTCATCGAGGATCATGGTTTGCCGTATACGTCTTCTTCGGAAAATACCTTGCCGGAGATCTCGCTGCCGCTGATGTCTGTATAAAAACATGACCTATGGCCCGTGTGGCAGGCCCCAGGTCCCTTCTGGATGACCCTGATGAGGACAGTATCCTTATCGCAGTCATAGAGGATCTGCTCCACTTCCTGGACGTGGCCGGAGGATTCACCTTTTTTCCAGAACTTCTGGCGGGACCGGGACCAGAAATGCGTATATCCTGTTTCGATAGTCTTCTGCAGCGAGGTTTCGTTCATGTATGCCATCATCAGAACCTCATTGTTCCGGGCATCCTGAATGATCGCCGGTATGAGCCCATGCTTGTCGTATTTCAGTTCAGGTAGATTCATCTCTTCTCCATACCTATAGTTTGTAGCCGATCTTTCTGAGAAATTCATGCCTATGCGCCTTATCCTCAGGGGTTTCAATGCCGCGGGGAGAAAATCCGTCAATGACGCCGAGAACGCCTTTCCCCTGCGATGACCCTGCCGTTATCACTTCAACGGGGTTGGCTGTTGCGCAGAATATCCTGCAGACTTCAGGGCAGTTCTTTATCTGGTTCAGGACATTGATCGGGAATGCGTTCTTCAGGAGTATGCAGAAGACGTGGCCTGCGCCGACAGCCTGCAGGTTCTTTACGCAGACGTCTGTCAGTCTGCGGTCATTGCCTTCGGTCCTGATAAGGCAGGGTCCTGATGCCTCGCTGAAGGCTATGCCGAACTGTGCCTGGGGAACTGTTGTGGCAATGATCTCATACAGGTCTTCGGCAGTCTTGATGAAATGCGTCTGGCCAAGTATGACATTGCAGTCTTCCGGTATCTCGAGTTGTACGGTTGTTATCTCCATAGGACCCCCTATTCTTCAGCCCTGGAACCCTTTTGGATTTACAAGGTTATGCTATAATGGAAATATTTTTCAGGAGATGTCAAGCCAAAATGTCCCGTATTTTCAGCATAGTTATATTCGTTATCGCCCTGTTACATCCCCTTGTGTCGGAAAGCCAAACCCTTTCCGGACCTGAGGTAAAGAGGGTCAATAGCGATCTCTTCGTATCCTTCAGCCTGAGTCTCGACGAAAAGGGGCTGGATGCGATCAGGGGCGGTGTGGATAAAGAACTCAAGTTTTATGTCGACCTCTTCAGAATATGGAAGATCTGGCCTGATGAGTTCGTGCTTGGCAAAGCCTATGTCAAGACCTTGAAGGTCGATCCTATCAAGAAGGAATATGTGGCGACTTCAAGC belongs to Nitrospirota bacterium and includes:
- a CDS encoding phosphoribosyl-ATP diphosphatase, with the translated sequence MILDDLQAVIIDRKDHPRTESYVSSLFAKGRDEILKKIGEEAVEVIVASKSGDRQQVIHELADLWFHCMVLMPEDRVSLNDVFRELERRFNKKEDRNE
- the hisI gene encoding phosphoribosyl-AMP cyclohydrolase; this encodes MNLPELKYDKHGLIPAIIQDARNNEVLMMAYMNETSLQKTIETGYTHFWSRSRQKFWKKGESSGHVQEVEQILYDCDKDTVLIRVIQKGPGACHTGHRSCFYTDISGSEISGKVFSEEDVYGKP
- a CDS encoding adenosine-specific kinase, producing the protein MEITTVQLEIPEDCNVILGQTHFIKTAEDLYEIIATTVPQAQFGIAFSEASGPCLIRTEGNDRRLTDVCVKNLQAVGAGHVFCILLKNAFPINVLNQIKNCPEVCRIFCATANPVEVITAGSSQGKGVLGVIDGFSPRGIETPEDKAHRHEFLRKIGYKL
- a CDS encoding DUF4390 domain-containing protein, which translates into the protein MSRIFSIVIFVIALLHPLVSESQTLSGPEVKRVNSDLFVSFSLSLDEKGLDAIRGGVDKELKFYVDLFRIWKIWPDEFVLGKAYVKTLKVDPIKKEYVATSSDGSLLIEKRFKSFESMMAWVVVFKDLKLTNIRELEPGQYFVRITVESKIRNLPPVIGYLFIFVSENEFRIMKDSTVFAIDGSR